A stretch of Saccharothrix texasensis DNA encodes these proteins:
- a CDS encoding cysteine desulfurase family protein, with protein sequence MAYFDHAATTPMLPEAIEAMTRALSTTGNASSLHTSGRRARRLVEEAREDIADALGARPSEVIFTSGGTESDNLAVKGVYWSRRTSRRRRVVATSVEHHAVLDAVQWLVEHEGAEVTWLEPDGLGRIRPEALRDALDDDVALVTTMWANNEVGTINPVRELAELAAERAVPFHTDAVQAVGAVPVDFTASGASALTLTGHKLGGPYGVGALLLGRDVATTPVLHGGGQEREVRSGTLDVPSIVALAVAVRHAVTHQAATAAEVAALRDELVASVRRVVPDVGVNGDPVHRLPGNAHLTFPGCEGDSLLMLLDAKGVECSTGSACTAGVAQPSHVLLAMGVDPVRARGSLRFTLGHTSTAADVRELAEVIGPVVERARTAGIAGLKRLAGKATAEV encoded by the coding sequence ATGGCCTACTTCGACCACGCCGCCACGACCCCCATGCTCCCCGAGGCGATCGAGGCGATGACTCGGGCGTTGTCCACGACGGGCAACGCCTCGTCGTTGCACACCTCGGGCCGGCGGGCGCGGCGGCTGGTCGAGGAGGCGCGGGAGGACATCGCGGACGCCCTGGGCGCGCGACCCTCCGAGGTGATCTTCACCAGTGGCGGCACGGAGAGCGACAACCTCGCGGTCAAGGGCGTCTACTGGTCCCGCCGCACGTCGCGCCGCCGCCGGGTGGTGGCCACCTCGGTCGAGCACCACGCCGTGCTGGACGCCGTGCAGTGGCTGGTCGAGCACGAGGGCGCCGAGGTCACCTGGCTGGAGCCCGACGGGCTCGGCCGGATCAGGCCCGAGGCGCTGCGCGACGCGCTGGACGACGACGTCGCCCTGGTCACCACGATGTGGGCGAACAACGAGGTCGGCACGATCAACCCGGTGCGCGAGCTGGCCGAGCTGGCCGCCGAGCGCGCGGTGCCGTTCCACACGGACGCGGTGCAGGCCGTCGGCGCGGTGCCGGTCGACTTCACCGCCTCGGGCGCGTCCGCGTTGACGCTCACCGGGCACAAGCTCGGCGGGCCGTACGGCGTCGGCGCGCTGCTGCTGGGACGTGACGTGGCGACCACGCCCGTGCTGCACGGCGGCGGGCAGGAGCGGGAAGTGCGGTCGGGCACGCTGGACGTGCCGTCGATCGTCGCCCTCGCCGTCGCGGTGCGGCACGCGGTGACCCACCAGGCCGCGACCGCCGCCGAGGTCGCGGCGCTGCGCGACGAGCTGGTGGCGTCGGTGCGGCGCGTGGTGCCGGACGTCGGGGTGAACGGCGACCCGGTGCACCGGCTGCCCGGCAACGCGCACCTGACGTTCCCCGGCTGCGAGGGCGACAGCCTGCTGATGCTGCTGGACGCCAAGGGCGTCGAGTGCTCCACCGGCTCGGCCTGCACGGCGGGCGTGGCGCAGCCCAGCCACGTGCTGCTGGCCATGGGCGTGGACCCGGTGCGGGCCCGCGGCTCGCTGCGGTTCACGCTGGGCCACACGTCCACGGCGGCGGACGTGCGCGAACTGGCCGAGGTGATCGGCCCGGTGGTCGAACGCGCCCGCACGGCGGGCATCGCGGGGTTGAAGAGGCTTGCGGGCAAGGCGACGGCGGAGGTGTGA
- a CDS encoding electron transfer flavoprotein subunit alpha/FixB family protein, with protein sequence MSEVLVLVDHVDGEVKKVTYELLSAARRLGEPAAVVVGSPGTAGKVRESLGRYGAVKVYAVESDDAVNHLVTPKVDALAALAATASPAAVLVSATLEGKEVAGRLAVRLDSGLLYDAVDLDGEGVATQSIFGGAYVVKSKVSKGVPVIAVRPGGVEASESPADAVEQAVEAPAANPALVTKVTGREAVAGGDRPELTEASVVVSGGRGVGSAESFDVVEKLADSLGAAVGASRAAVDSGYYPHQFQVGQTGKTVSPQLYIALGISGAIQHRAGMQTSKTIVAVNKDPEAPIFEIADFGVVGDLFAVAPQLTDEVGKRKG encoded by the coding sequence ATGTCCGAAGTACTCGTCCTCGTCGACCACGTCGACGGCGAGGTCAAGAAGGTCACCTATGAGCTTCTATCCGCCGCGCGCCGTCTCGGCGAGCCGGCCGCGGTGGTGGTCGGATCGCCCGGCACCGCGGGCAAGGTGAGGGAGTCGCTGGGCCGTTACGGCGCGGTGAAGGTGTACGCGGTGGAGTCGGACGACGCGGTGAACCACCTGGTCACGCCGAAGGTGGACGCGCTCGCCGCGCTCGCGGCCACCGCGTCGCCCGCCGCCGTGCTGGTGTCGGCGACGTTGGAGGGCAAGGAGGTCGCGGGCCGGCTCGCCGTGCGCCTCGACTCCGGCCTGCTCTACGACGCCGTCGACCTCGACGGCGAGGGCGTCGCCACGCAGTCGATCTTCGGTGGCGCGTACGTGGTGAAGTCGAAGGTCAGCAAGGGCGTGCCGGTCATCGCGGTCCGCCCCGGCGGCGTCGAGGCGTCCGAGTCGCCCGCGGACGCGGTCGAGCAGGCCGTCGAGGCGCCCGCCGCGAACCCGGCGCTGGTCACCAAGGTCACCGGCCGCGAGGCGGTCGCCGGCGGCGACCGGCCCGAGCTGACCGAGGCGTCGGTCGTCGTGTCCGGCGGTCGTGGCGTGGGCAGCGCGGAGAGCTTCGACGTCGTGGAGAAGCTGGCCGACAGCCTCGGCGCGGCGGTCGGCGCGTCCCGGGCCGCGGTGGACTCCGGCTACTACCCGCACCAGTTCCAGGTCGGCCAGACCGGCAAGACGGTCTCGCCGCAGCTGTACATCGCGCTGGGCATCTCCGGCGCGATCCAGCACCGGGCGGGCATGCAGACGTCCAAGACCATCGTCGCGGTCAACAAGGACCCGGAGGCGCCGATCTTCGAGATCGCCGACTTCGGCGTCGTCGGCGACCTGTTCGCGGTCGCGCCGCAGCTGACCGACGAGGTCGGCAAGCGCAAGGGCTGA
- a CDS encoding MFS transporter gives MTTTTDRPARSNLWTPERRGPTVGIILLVTLLAFENMGVSTAMPRMVADLDGNDLYAWPFLAFLAASVVATVLSGRLSDLRGPRPSLLIGPALFLVGLVVAGLAQDMPLLLLGRVLQGIGGGAQVVAVYVLIGLVYPERDRPAVFGLLASAWVVPSLVGPALSGWLTETLSWRWVFLGLAPFVLVGVLLLVPVLRNLPPHTPDRNTRRGLPLAALGAGFGVAALSWAAQHPTGVNLVIGLAGLLALAPALRVLLPKGTLTARRGLPVTILARALLAGSFFAAEAFIPLTLTAVHGYSAIAAGIPLTLSALGWSSAAWWQSRRPDIPREKLVRWGFVLNAVGISGVTLIAPSWGPVWATPVLWAVAGAGMGMAMSSLSVLTLGASTEVDRGFNSSALQISDMLGSALLVGLGGVLVTTFASAAAPTAAVVPFDLLMAGVAVLGAVLAGRLGRATLES, from the coding sequence GTGACGACGACGACCGACAGGCCCGCCAGGAGCAACCTCTGGACACCCGAACGGCGGGGCCCGACGGTCGGGATCATCCTGCTCGTCACGCTGCTCGCGTTCGAGAACATGGGCGTCAGCACGGCGATGCCGCGCATGGTCGCCGACCTCGACGGCAACGACCTGTACGCGTGGCCGTTCCTGGCGTTCCTCGCCGCGAGCGTGGTCGCCACCGTCCTGTCCGGACGGCTCAGCGACCTGCGCGGACCGCGGCCGTCGCTGCTGATCGGTCCCGCGCTGTTCCTGGTCGGCCTGGTCGTCGCCGGTCTCGCCCAGGACATGCCGCTGCTGCTCCTCGGCCGCGTGCTGCAGGGCATCGGCGGCGGCGCGCAGGTGGTCGCGGTCTACGTCCTGATCGGCCTGGTCTACCCGGAACGGGACCGGCCCGCGGTGTTCGGCCTGCTCGCGTCGGCGTGGGTGGTGCCGTCGCTGGTCGGGCCGGCGCTGTCCGGGTGGCTGACCGAGACGCTGAGCTGGCGGTGGGTGTTCCTGGGGCTGGCGCCGTTCGTGCTGGTCGGCGTGCTGCTCCTGGTGCCCGTGCTGCGGAACCTGCCGCCGCACACCCCCGACCGGAACACCCGGCGGGGCCTGCCCCTGGCCGCGCTCGGCGCGGGGTTCGGCGTCGCGGCGCTGAGCTGGGCCGCCCAGCACCCCACCGGCGTCAACCTGGTCATCGGTCTGGCCGGGCTGCTCGCCCTGGCGCCCGCGCTGCGCGTGCTGCTGCCCAAGGGCACGCTCACCGCCCGTCGCGGCCTGCCGGTGACGATCCTGGCCCGCGCGCTGCTGGCGGGCTCGTTCTTCGCCGCCGAGGCGTTCATCCCGCTGACGCTGACCGCCGTGCACGGCTACTCGGCCATCGCCGCCGGCATCCCGCTCACGCTGAGCGCGCTGGGCTGGTCGAGCGCCGCCTGGTGGCAGTCCCGCCGACCGGACATCCCGCGCGAGAAGCTGGTGCGCTGGGGGTTCGTGCTCAACGCGGTGGGAATCTCCGGAGTGACGCTCATCGCACCGTCGTGGGGTCCGGTGTGGGCCACCCCGGTGCTGTGGGCGGTGGCCGGAGCGGGGATGGGGATGGCCATGTCGAGCCTGAGCGTGCTCACGCTGGGCGCGTCGACCGAGGTCGACCGGGGGTTCAACTCCTCGGCGCTGCAGATCAGCGACATGCTCGGCTCCGCGCTGCTGGTCGGCCTCGGCGGTGTGCTCGTCACCACGTTCGCCTCCGCCGCCGCGCCGACGGCCGCCGTGGTGCCGTTCGACCTGCTGATGGCGGGCGTCGCGGTGCTCGGTGCGGTGCTCGCGGGACGTCTGGGCAGGGCTACCCTGGAAAGCTGA
- a CDS encoding lysophospholipid acyltransferase family protein has translation MSKHAWMPVSPCGDGCVDHSTASVGRVRTAWRVVAASAVVLSGLLVVLGVLCVRGRARSALLRRWFRALLGAFGVRLRVLGPVFQDNPGRGVLVVSNHVSWLDELAIDAVQPIRMVAKRDIRDWPVLGPLITAARTVYLDRERLSLLPGTVAELAAALRDGAAVGIHAEGTTWCGLASGRYRPALFQAALDAGVPVRPVVLRYSQGSATSTTPAFVGSDTLVDSLRRVLRSRGLVVEVHVLDEVAPGRAETRRELAALVQQEAERVAYAPVEVPSPRRHATRVA, from the coding sequence GTGAGCAAGCACGCGTGGATGCCGGTGTCGCCGTGCGGCGACGGGTGCGTGGACCACTCGACGGCCTCCGTCGGCCGGGTCCGGACGGCGTGGCGGGTGGTGGCGGCGTCCGCGGTCGTGCTGTCCGGGCTGCTCGTGGTGCTCGGCGTGCTGTGCGTGCGGGGGCGGGCGCGTTCGGCGCTGCTGCGGCGCTGGTTCCGGGCCCTGCTCGGCGCGTTCGGGGTGCGGCTGCGGGTGCTCGGGCCGGTGTTCCAGGACAACCCGGGACGCGGCGTGCTGGTGGTGTCCAACCACGTGTCCTGGTTGGACGAGCTGGCGATCGACGCGGTGCAGCCCATCCGGATGGTCGCGAAGCGGGACATCCGCGACTGGCCGGTGCTCGGCCCGCTGATCACCGCGGCCCGCACGGTGTACCTGGACCGGGAGCGGCTGTCGCTGCTGCCGGGCACGGTGGCCGAGCTGGCGGCGGCGCTGCGCGACGGCGCGGCGGTCGGCATCCACGCGGAGGGGACGACGTGGTGCGGCCTGGCGTCCGGGCGTTACCGGCCGGCGCTGTTCCAGGCCGCGCTGGACGCCGGCGTGCCCGTGCGGCCGGTGGTGCTGCGCTACTCGCAGGGGTCGGCGACGTCCACCACCCCCGCGTTCGTGGGTTCCGACACGCTGGTCGACTCGCTGCGGCGGGTGCTGCGCTCGCGCGGGCTGGTGGTGGAGGTGCACGTGCTGGACGAGGTCGCGCCGGGCCGCGCCGAGACGCGCCGCGAACTCGCGGCGCTCGTGCAGCAGGAGGCCGAACGGGTGGCGTACGCCCCGGTCGAGGTGCCCTCGCCGCGCCGGCACGCCACCCGGGTCGCCTGA
- a CDS encoding GNAT family N-acetyltransferase yields MTQPQLLVSTGDAASDAPRYSLLVARDSDEVVAAQRLRHQVFATEMGAVLHSSVPGHDVDHFDRFCDHLVVRDDRTGDIVGTYRMLPPERAAEAGGLYSDGEFDLSALDPLRPSLVETGRSCVHPDHRNGAVVSLVWAGIARYMLLSGHSWLIGCASVPLGSGTPHDGGSFAAGVWDVVQAKHYAPDEYRVRPLTPWDVDSVARPAKTVLPPLLKGYLRLGAWVAGRPALDADFGVADLPVLLGMHRVDQRYLKFFLGETA; encoded by the coding sequence ATGACGCAGCCGCAACTGCTTGTCAGCACCGGTGACGCCGCTTCCGACGCGCCGCGCTACTCCCTGCTGGTCGCGCGCGACAGCGACGAGGTCGTGGCCGCGCAGCGGCTGCGGCACCAGGTGTTCGCCACCGAGATGGGCGCCGTGCTGCACAGCTCCGTGCCGGGGCACGACGTCGACCACTTCGACCGGTTCTGCGACCACCTCGTGGTCCGCGACGACCGGACCGGCGACATCGTCGGCACCTACCGGATGCTGCCGCCGGAACGGGCGGCCGAAGCGGGCGGGCTGTACTCCGACGGCGAGTTCGACCTGTCCGCGCTCGACCCCCTGCGGCCGTCGCTGGTGGAGACCGGCCGGTCGTGCGTGCACCCCGACCACCGCAACGGGGCCGTGGTGTCGCTGGTGTGGGCCGGGATCGCCCGGTACATGCTGCTGTCCGGGCACTCGTGGCTGATCGGCTGCGCCTCCGTTCCCCTGGGGTCGGGCACACCGCACGACGGCGGGTCGTTCGCGGCGGGCGTCTGGGACGTCGTCCAGGCCAAGCATTACGCGCCCGACGAGTACCGGGTGCGACCGCTGACGCCGTGGGACGTCGACTCGGTGGCGCGGCCGGCGAAGACCGTGCTGCCGCCGCTGCTGAAGGGCTACCTGCGCCTGGGCGCGTGGGTCGCCGGCCGGCCCGCCCTGGACGCCGACTTCGGCGTGGCCGACCTGCCCGTGCTGCTCGGGATGCACCGGGTGGACCAGCGCTACCTCAAGTTCTTCCTCGGGGAGACGGCGTGA